One segment of Panicum virgatum strain AP13 chromosome 3K, P.virgatum_v5, whole genome shotgun sequence DNA contains the following:
- the LOC120696805 gene encoding uncharacterized protein LOC120696805, whose translation MEFTAMKRRELLELCRQHGLATRGSNADLAASLAGAISGAAAAESVVEVVVAKGCLKRLGGSASGVTSGATKKVRFALDEESEERARRQRSQVILHPVVTKRRGRSKARKIHPAAAVSGRGCQWKRDDVGGDSADKDVIGEVGADAPVTWSTMKAVCLCPLSGVSQNNPAEAEKEGEVVEPDIDRKWKRKTHENAEVISANAQAAGNKWRKTRGKPKAEEARPDTVVSRRGSWQKCDAGGGSVHHCPFGERGADDPVTQSRTEATNLCPESGVESQNNPAETEEEGLVVGTAIDSWKQKRKRKAQEITEGISASAQGAVSHGSVRKSSLSAAAVLLSAGVENKRWRGKVRNGKDELGVEEQTAQVQDLATAVSPVDIENERSRRNSEDCVPAVQKSGRTTRSHSVAAAEILPLVTGNKVRKAEHVLPDGELPANLEVPRNDAPVTRSLRNRIVQVYSTVVEETHVGEKLEDKRKTGRPSTRRHQQLVSSVKEEQVAAPCDLPPLKQLMRNHLEGDELLSNAKLETKLCRLPVAKDLKIVHPLTFNTANTSVNDFVAKAEKKLGYTKRSSGDKRKNAGVSLYGDNGSKAPAAKMELGVHDERTTCMHESVGGEEFQSAKGGDVGKQPAIRGPVRRSTPRCVVVGQI comes from the exons ATGGAGTTCACGGCGATGAAGCGGAGGGAGCTGCTGGAGCTCTGCCGGCAGCACGGCCTCGCCACCCGCGGCTCCAACGCCGACCTTGCCGCTAGCCTCGCGGGTGCCATCTCG GGCGCAGCTGCTGCAGAGAGTGTGGttgaggtggtggtggcgaaGGGGTGTCTgaagcggcttggaggtagtgCTAGTGGTGTTACTTCCGGTGCTACCAAGAAGGTGCGATTTGCATTGGACGAAGAGTCAGAGGAGAGGGCAAGAAGACAGAGGTCCCAGGTGATTTTGCATCCAGTTGTTACCAAGAGAAGAGGGAGGAGCAAAGCCAGGAAGATACATCCTGCTGCAGCAGTGAGTGGAAGAGGTTGCCAGTGGAAGCGTGATGATGTTGGTGGTGATTCTGCTGATAAAGATGTCATAGGAGAGGTGGGAGCAGATGCCCCAGTGACGTGGTCCACGATGAAAGCGGTGTGTTTATGTCCTCTTAGTGGGGTAAGTCAGAATAATCCTGCTGAGGCTGAGAAAGAAGGGGAGGTGGTTGAACCAGATATTGATAGGAAGTGGAAGCGGAAGACCCATGAGAATGCTGAGGTAATTTCTGCCAATGCTCAGGCTGCAGGAAACAAGTGGAGGAAGACAAGGGGTAAACCCAAGGCTGAAGAGGCACGCCCTGATACAGTGGTGAGCCGAAGGGGTAGTTGGCAGAAGTGTGACGCTGGTGGTGGTTCTGTTCATCACTGTCCTTTTGGAGAGAGAGGTGCAGATGATCCAGTGACACAGTCAAGGACAGAGGCGACAAATTTGTGCCCTGAAAGTGGAGTTGAATCTCAGAATAATCCTGCTGAGACTGAGGAAGAAGGGCTGGTGGTGGGAACAGCTATTGATAGTTGGAAGCAGAAGCGGAAGCGGAAGGCCCAGGAGATTACCGAGGGTATTTCTGCCAGTGCTCAGGGTGCAGTTTCTCATGGAAGCGTGAGGAAGTCAAGCTTGTCTGCAGCTGCTGTTCTGTTGTCTGCTGGTGTTGAGAATAAGAGATGGAGGGGTAAAGTACGGAATGGTAAGGATGAACTTGGTGTTGAGGAGCAGACTGCTCAAGTTCAAGATTTGGCCACTGCAGTGTCACCAGTTGACATAGAAAATGAAAGAAGTAGGAGGAACAGTGAAGATTGTGTTCCTGCTGTGCAGAAATCTGGCAGGACCACAAGATCACACTCAGTAGCAGCTGCTGAGATATTGCCCCTAGTCACTGGAAACAAGGTGAGGAAAGCAGAACATGTGCTCCCAGATGGAGAGCTACCTGCAAATTTGGAGGTTCCTCGAAATGATGCTCCTGTTACCAGGTCATTGAGGAACAGAATTGTTCAGGTTTACTCCACTGTGGTGGAAGAAACACATGTTGGAGAGAAGCTTGAAGACAAGAGGAAGACCGGTAGACCATCTACTCGCAGGCATCAGCAGCTTGTGTCTTCTGTAAAGGAAGAACAAGTTGCTGCTCCCTGTGACCTCCCTCCACTAAAGCAGTTGATGAGAAACCATCTTGAGGGTGATGAATTGTTAAGTAATGCAAAATTAGAGACCAAGTTGTGTAGATTACCAGTGGCCAAGGACTTGAAGATAGTTCACCCATTGACATTTAATACTGCTAATACCAGTGTGAATGATTTTGTGGCGAAGGCAGAAAAAAAGCTAGGTTACACAAAGAGGAGCAGCGGTGATAAGAGAAAAAATGCTGGAGTTTCATTATATGGTGACAATGGTAGTAAGGCTCCAGCTGCAAAAATGGAATTAGGAGTGCATGATGAAAGgaccacatgcatgcatgaaagtGTTGGTGGTGAGGAGTTTCAAAGTGCCAAGGGTGGAGATGTGGGTAAGCAACCAGCAATAAGGGGACCTGTTAGGCGATCAACACCTAGGTGTGTGGTGGTGGGTCAAATCTGA
- the LOC120696806 gene encoding protein FAR1-RELATED SEQUENCE 5-like produces the protein MGWEIDSVTLEQREAVQPPPPPGEAAAAAGLIDDLQSPVVGALTFDQENCDWSLLPAPTPPKSPSLTDETPSTPKNASIKPYVGMPFENIHAAEKFYKEYAYDIGFAVRVGQQRKDNDIVLWKRFMCSRQGFRDKKDNAVNAPPSEGKKKRNFAETRCGCDAYIYVKLDADNRYTIQSMVDEHNHGLVSPDKRHLLRSNHSVSERAKNTLFNCHKASMGTSQAYRLLHVSEGGFDNVGCTLRDLQNYYRDLRKKITNANAEMFVAQLERKKKINLDFFYDFVVDEQGRLVHVFWADAVSRKNYSHFCDVISFDSTYSTNQYNMIFAPFTGVNHHLQNIFIAGAFLANEKIESYEWLFKTFLVAMGGVAPRLIITDEAASIRAAIAKIFPDTVHRLCMWHIMEKFPEKVGGYSSVNDENSDFWPRLNACVWGSETGEEFESDWNSLMSEYGLDGNEWIQNRYRIREEWIPAYYMDVPLAGVLRTTSRSKSANGFFSHFIHRKLSFVEFWLRFQTALEWQRQEELKADNKSIHSAPQLKTSWPMGKQGSVLYTHEVFLPFQKEVVAARDHCWVQNIALSDEMKIVTIGDGRKKDRDIHVSMMPTCSCKLFLSRGIPCRHIILVLRGEKQVELPVDYFLQRWEKRCKRYWNTLGDKILESNDPAMRKKIANVRNKFEDLIRKANNSEEGMDFLLLGISNLEAPLDQMTSPNKQSKQDGYEAFIGCHIPNEMTVHPPTDICSKGRSKRIKKSKEVNACKKKRKVP, from the exons ATGGGTTGGGAGATCGACAGCGTCACGCTAGAGCAGAGAGAGGCCGttcagcctccgccgccgccgggagaggccgccgccgctgctgggcTCATCGACGACCTGCAATCTCCAG TTGTAGGAGCACTGACATTTGACCAAGAGAACTGTGATTGGTCGCTGCTGCCTGCTCCAACACCGCCAAAATCACCATCATTGACAGATGAAACTCCCAGTACACCAAAGAATGCATCAATA AAGCCATATGTTGGAATGCCTTTTGAGAACATTCATGCTGCAGAGAAGTTCTACAAAGAATATGCATATGATATTGGTTTCGCAGTTCGTGTTGGGCAGCAGAGAAAGGATAATGATATTGTTCTTTGGAAGCGGTTCATGTGCTCAAGGCAAGGATTTAGGGACAAGAAAGATAATGCAGTCAATGCTCCTCCATCTGAAGGTAAAAAGAAGCGTAACTTTGCTGAAACAAGATGTGGTTGCGATGCATACATCTATGTGAAGTTGGATGCTGATAATAGATACACTATACAGTCAATGGTTGATGAGCACAATCATGGTCTTGTCTCACCAGATAAGCGTCATTTGCTCAGATCAAATCATTCAGTAAGTGAACGTGCAAAAAACACCCTTTTCAACTGTCACAAAGCAAGCATGGGTACCTCACAGGCATATAGGCTACTTCATGTTAGCGAGGGAGGATTTGATAATGTTGGATGCACCTTGAGGGACTTACAAAACTACTATCGTGACCTTAGGAAAAAGATTACAAATGCAAATGCCGAGATGTTTGTTGCACAGttagagaggaagaagaaaatcaaTCTAGATTTTTTCTATGATTTCGTTGTGGATGAACAAGGCCGGTTGGTGCATGTTTTTTGGGCTGATGCTGTGAGTAGAAAGAACTATTCTCACTTTTGTGATGTGATTTCCTTTGATTCTACATACAGCACGAACCAATATAATATGATCTTTGCACCTTTTACTGGAGTCAATCATCATTTGCAAAATATATTTATTGCTGGTGCTTTTTTAGCAAATGAGAAAATTGAATCATATGAATGGTTATTCAAGACATTCCTAGTTGCGATGGGAGGGGTAGCACCACGTCTTATCATAACTGATGAAGCTGCTAGCATTAGAGCTGCAATTGCAAAAATTTTCCCAGACACAGTTCACAGGTTATGCATGTGGCATATCATGGAAAAGTTTCCAGAGAAGGTTGGTGGTTATTCTTCTGTTAATGATGAAAATTCTGATTTCTGGCCAAGGCTGAATGCATGTGTTTGGGGTTCAGAAACAGGTGAAGAATTTGAGTCAGATTGGAATTCTTTAATGTCTGAGTATGGTTTGGATGGGAATGAATGGATACAGAATAGATATCGAATCCGTGAAGAGTGGATTCCAGCATACTATATGGATGTACCTCTAGCAGGTGTCCTTAGAACCACATCCAGGTCCAAGAGTGCAAATGGATTTTTTAGCCATTTTATTCACCGCAAACTATCATTTGTTGAATTTTGGCTGAGATTTCAGACAGCCTTAGAATGGCAACGGCAGGAGGAGTTGAAGGCAGACAACAAAAGTATTCATAGTGCTCCACAGTTGAAAACATCTTGGCCTATgggaaaacagggtagtgtgcTATACACACATGAGGTGTTCTTACCCTTTCAGAAAGAGGTTGTTGCTGCTAGAGATCATTGTTGGGTTCAAAATATTGCCCTTTCTGATGAAATGAAAATTGTGACCATAGGTGATGGAAGAAAGAAAGATAGAGATATTCATGTAAGTATGATGCCAACATGTTCTTGCAAGTTATTTCTGTCAAGGGGGATCCCATGCCGCCATATTATTCTGGTTTTACGTGGTGAAAAACAAGTAGAGTTACCGGTTGACTACTTCTTGCAAAGATGGGAGAAAAGGTGCAAAAGGTATTGGAACACATTGGGCGACAAGATTCTAGAATCTAATGATCCGGCGATGAGGAAAAAGATAGCAAATGTACGCAATAAGTTTGAAGACTTGATAAGAAAAGCCAACAATTCCGAGGAAGGCATGGACTTTTTATTGTTGGGGATTTCTAACCTTGAGGCACCACTGGATCAAATGACATCGCCTAATAAACAGTCTAAGCAGGATGGATATGAGGCATTCATCGGTTGCCATATTCCAAATGAAATGACAGTCCATCCACCAACTGATATCTGTTCAAAGGGGAGAAGCAAAAGGATTAAAAAAAGCAAAGAAGTCAATGCTTGCAAAAAGAAGCGAAAGGTTCCCTAG